Sequence from the Ziziphus jujuba cultivar Dongzao chromosome 9, ASM3175591v1 genome:
AGATTGGGGACATCGCACACAGTAGtgcgtatgtatatatatatgtatatatgaatcaGTTGCTACTATATAAAAAGATTTTGCAATATCAATCCACCATACAAACATgtctgatttatatatatatatatatatatcagttttgaaccttttttattttattttgaggaTTATTCATTCAATATAGATATAAAGTTTCATATTTTGAACTATTATACATAATTTTGTATTATACATATGTTATAAGGAATGAAAActacataaattaaaatttttatttattttttcttttacactaTGATCCTCAACTAAATCTCTCTTGGTCAAATGAAATAAGTTGATATAGTGATAAGTCCTTCACACTATAAAGTTGTGAATACAAAATATGCTTGTTTCccttctaaaataaaatttctgtaaccagataaaaaaaaatccatctcTCTTGGTTGGTCCTATTCCTGGATGGACCAAATGTATCCATCCTGCTAGAGATTCATGTAAATGCTATGACGACAATTTcatttacaatttaattcccAATGTGTACCAGTCGCAAAACATGCCAAATTTTtcagaaaaagagaaaattaaataagcatGCCAATTAATAACTGCCACAGACTCCCTGTGTTGGACATTATTACATTATCAATTGATAAGGATTTGCGGGGCACggctcttttcttttcccaaaaaaagaaaaaaaaaagaaaaaaaaaagatgtgggctatggtttgaaatttctttttcatatatatacagggacatttttgtttctttcatttgACTAGtagaaaatagatttttaagCACCAAAATTTCAGATTGCGTTTGGAATTTGAGTTCCatgaaggaaaacaaaaaaaataaaaaaaggaaatcttggagatattattttttctttttcttttctttttttaaaaaaatatcttcttaATTATAACTTAATAATTATGATTGAGAATTTATAACTTAATATCTATTAATTTGAGCCAAAAAAAGTCAAtatctattaattttgaatGTTTATAAATAATCACATCATTTGTCATATTAGCAggtaaacaaaattaatttctgCATTTATCCTCATAACAAAATCAGTGGACACTTAATAATTGTCCTTACGGTTGGGTGTCCTTTTCTAACATTTCTCACCTGTTTTCAGGGTTTGGACATGGAAAGAtgttttcatttctattttaatttaattttgtgatACGGATCCACGATTAAAGGATATAGAAACAAggcaattaatattaaatataaaattattttttctatcgatcaaatatttaatatcaatTGCACGTATGTGgttttgcttaattaatttactgaattcaatttattttttatttagacatatttattcatgtatcacatatatatatatatatatatacattaattatattcaattaaCTATATTGGAGATCTGGGTATAGGTTTAACTGATCttagaacatttttattaatcagttatattcaattaagaaataaacctagatttaaattatctttaatcTTATATTATcggttttttaaatttaaaaaaaaaaaacttaatagtGGATTCTGCTTGATGATACATGTGGAGGAGCCCTGTTCATGATAGAAGGTTTATAATTCCAGATTTTGGCGATGGCGGCAGAAGCAAAAGAGTAAGAGAAAGATAGAGAGTTTTGTTGCTGAAGGGGCTGGCGGCGGTTCCAAAATTCTGGTTCTTTGTCCCATACATGTGTCTAAGGCGCATCATAGACCCATTCCACTGAAGCATTATTATAACACTtgtgagagaaaaaaagagtttgaaTACAACATGTAAATGTATGGCCttgtttttttaagaaataaacaagatataaatatatatatatatatatatatatatatatttatatatatgtattttttttttggtcaattggAAAGAGAGATTTCATTACCAAATTTTAAACCCAATATTTGAGGGTTGTCGTCATCAATGATAATTATTAACTTGATTAtcttaaaaattcaatatttaaagGTTGCTATCAATTATAATTGCTAACTGCATTATGTTAAAAGAACAATAAACACATACAACATAGACATtaattattggaaaaataaaaaaatgttaagcaTATATGTGCATTacaaaatttgaccaaaaaaataatttgtattacaagataaatgattttttttattaattgtcgTATATGCATTACTTTTTCGTTTAACTAAACACtgcatacccaaaaaaaaaaagaaaaaagaaaaaaaaaaaagacactgcTCCCAGATTGTAAAGTGCATGAATAATAcggctatatatataattttcaaaaagaaaatatagttttttttttttttgtttttttttttttttttgtttgctgaACTGCATTAAGTATAGACGTAGCTATCATGAACTTGTGGCATGCAATTATTCGACGAATAATACATACACAGTTTATTTATTACGCTTGAaatgactaatatatatatatatatatgttgccaGCGTAGATGGactatatatttaaaagaataGCCATGAGGGCGTGAAAAAGGTCATCATTCTCTTTCACCCCCAATTAAAAATTCTTGTTTCCAAACCTGACCAGGCAGACCTCAACCTGATGGAATACTAGCTATTACTTCTTCAGAAGCACAAAGGTATACAATtatttcatcatttctttctGATATCAATCCCTCTTTTCgaatataatatacaaaaaaaaaaaaaataggttcATTATCTATTACAGAATCAATattcaaatgatatataaaaatggcCGTACGTGCAAGGcagtttctttaattaattggtTAATTTGCTTACCATTCTTTGAACAGGTGGGTAATTAAGTTGCAGTTTTAGCAAAACTTGAGCAGTTGTGTTGGGGAATTTGGCAAAATATGGATGCAGCAAAGGAATGTGGTTTTGCAGTCAGCTTGACGTTCATTATAGCTGCATTAATATCTCTCACCACACTTCTCACCTTCAACTCAGATGAACTTTGGTACGTCTTATTTATgtactttattattttgctcCCCTAGTTTACAGAGCCGTTATCGATGCATATATACCCATCCAGTTGGTAAGAGGAGACGCTCCATTTCTTTGTCAACAAGGGTTTGATTAATTCTTATATTTGGACAGCAATCTGGGAGTTTTATAGCTTCTAAATACACCAGGCCGATATGGGAAAGTGCCCTCTTTAAGATTTCTGGATGAGGTATTAGTCGAGGTGTACAAATGCTTACCAAACACACTCTAACCCCTTtaatgccaaaaaataaaaagaaaaaaaatccctaACCTCGTTAATAGcaaagaagaaacaaacaaaatatatatatatatatatatatacactctatatatatatagaaacaatatttttctaaaaaaaaaaaaattcaacatgttttaaaaacaatttttttatttggtttatctatttatttatttttatgatgtgATACCATATCATTGGTTGATATAAatagtgataaaaaaaataaaaaaaaataaaaaaaagccagAGATCTGGATCCATAAAACTTCATTGTTCATAGGATTCTCTCTGGTGATCTTTCTACATGTATATTTAACTTCCTAGAAAACAGTATAGACGGCCATGAAAGTTAAGAAATATTCCAAGCTAGAATTCACAAGACTAGAGATCTATGGATATCGGTCGCTTTCGTGAAATTTCATAGTTCACCAAAGATTCTGCTTTGAGCTTGATTAGCTAGCAAATTCAGACTTTTAGTGTAGTCTCAAAGTCGAAAATGATTCTTTCTGGGTGTGGCAGTATATTGAAAGAGCTCATTCGTTACGTTACGCAAGGCATttagttttacttttcttcatatattatacatactgttaacaaaaagaattcattcATGTGGATGAATGAGTAAGTGAGATTGGTTTAGTTGATAAATCCTTCTATCTAGAAGATTGtagattcaaaatattaaaataaggaGATTGTTATAAATGCATACAGAGGATTGAGTCTCTAGTTCATCCAAACCATCTTTTCTGTAACTGTGTcattaatttgttggttgttcgTTACTAcgaaaaaaaaaccataaaacaattaatttggaaaaatcGAATTTAGATTGgttaatttttattatcactTGAACTAAACAGCATTATTGGTTTTAAATAGTATAATTACGGATTAAGCTGGTTGTATTAGCAtaattgtttatatatgtaGTGGCTCTTTCATTCAcaaattttagataaattttaatctaaaatttattaataggCTGCCTTTtactaatatattattataaaaataattaaaaattattctgAATAAATATATTCAGGATTCTTGTAtaagatattattatttatgaaaaatattatttgatatctGGTGATGAAGATTAGCAAGACATAGCAAATGACTATTTAATTGACTATCATTAaaagctttgtttttttttattagatttttaatatttaaaaacaaaaaataaaattccctAATTAATAGTTGCCACAAAGATATTagtaactaaatatatatatatatatatatatatagctatatttaaataaaatatttaatatgagAATAATTGTGAAGTTTCGTTATTTGAATCTTATcaattattgatattaaaaattatatttattaattatcaaattttaacaaaatataatttttttaaatataattttagtttgttattaaatacatatttgatttttttttattttttattttcaaatggtAATACTTGATATGATTTAATAATCATAAAGAAtaagtaaaatgaattttacttgaaattgattgtatatataACAATAAGTCTCTAATATAGGAATCttagattttattaaattcaagaTTCTAGACCGTTAAATTTGACCAAAGGTCCAGATTTGATGTTTAAGAAACTTAAATGCCCTTTCAAAACTCTAATACGTGTTTTGTGTGTTCTTACCGTCACCCGTCTCCATCGTCAACATCTTCTGTTAATGGAGAATCGTTCTTCAAGTCGCATTTGTGTTTTTTAGTTGTCCACGATAAttgctattttatttatttatttattttttaccttcttattgaaaaattaatccGGCTAGAAaattgagaaggaaaaaaaaagaaaaaagaaaaaagaaaaaagaaaaacaccaaCCTATTTCTCCACTCCACACTattataattaacaaataaagacAAGAATATCGATCCCCTCATTTCGAGAACCACCAAAGTcagattataaaaatttatttatgcatatgGTATGATGCAGTTTAAGAAGCCATTCCAAGTCCAAGTGCAACATTGTCCTAAATTGTCCTAAATCATGGTTATTACTCCGGTAGTTTAGTGGATTGAATATAATCTCCAAAATATTTGCTTTTAGGGAACTAATTGTGGATTGATTTTGATTTGGTGTTATTTATGTAGAAACAATGTGGTAAATTGAGGCAACGGAGTATAATGAGGAATGCTAGTGGAGCGAGAGTCGAGAGCATATGAACGCGAGATAAAGGAGTGAGATAGGAGGAAAAAGTCACATGAGTTTCTTAAACATAATATCTAATATAGATCTTTGATTATATGACGATGAATATTTAAATCctgaattaaaatataattcaagatttttatattaaaattttatttataaatataaatacgtatatatataattttaataaatgtaatttttttttatctattaaaaaaGATTGAtatctaaaaaatttaaaattaatttttaaaacaatttaaaaactaatgatAAATGTCcccataattatatattttactctAATAAGCGGTAAGCCAAAATGACTACCTTAGGTTATAGGGTGTACACGTTCTTCTTTGAGTATGTCATATATTCTTTGTCGTCGAATGCAAAGACTAAAgcccaaaaacaacaaaactatATACATAAGCAAGAATATTCTGAAGTCCTTccgcaaaataataataataataaaaaaagaatattctcaattattatttttttttttgacaaaaagaaTATTCTGAAGTCGGAGTAAGTATTTTTCTAATCAGAATACATCAAAAAGAATatcttcatattttttttttttttaaataactctaTACAATCTCAGGGTATTCATTTTTATAAGCTTGAAAAccgtaatatatatttttgtattaccaTATTGCTGGATTATTATGTAAAATTCAATACTAATAATTAggtataaataaatgataagaaCGATATAAATTGCAATCTCTATAaatctttttattaaaatttgacaaaattaactAACTGTTATTCAAAATAACTATATGTTCATTATGTCTTTGAATAATAGTAAAAATGAACTGACATAACACAACatgggatttttattttttattttcagggAATTCAGACACAAAATCTTTAGAATTAATGGAACTATTGATTCAGACGAGGATGTAATGAGTCCAAACTTAACAAGCTGCCACCAATCTTATGGTCGAGACGATCTCCTAGTCTACTGTTGTCCTCCTGAAAATCCACAAAACCTTAAATTCATTGACTTCAAATTCCCGGAGCCTTCAAAACCTCTAAGAGTTCGCAAACCAGCTCATCTCCTAGACGAAGACTACATATCCAAGTACAGCAGAGCAGTGTCTATAATGAAATCCTTACCCTACTCAGACCCTCGAAGCTTTTCTCGCCAAGCCAACCTCCATTGCATCTTCTGCACAGGTGCTTATGATCAGAAATACTCCAATATCTCTCTCAACATCCACAGAGCATGGTTCTTTTTCCCATGGCACCGAATGTTTCTTCATTTCCATGAACGTATTCTCGGAAGTTTAATTGGGGATGACACTTTTGCTCTCCCATTTTGGAACTGGGATTCCCCTGAAGGGATGACAATCCCTGAAATGTATATGAATGAGCCTTTGAATCATAAAGAACGCGATGGCTCTCATTTTCCACCCAAAGTTGCTGATATTGATTTTGTTGATAAAGAGAGTGGATTAGGACCTCAAGAACAGATTGAGAAGAACTTGGCTATGATGTATAATCAGCTTGTGTCCGGTGCCAAGAAGACAGAGCTGTTCATGGGCTGCTCTTATTATCCCGGAGAGGGAGGGACTTGTGATGGACCTGGTACTGTGGAGCTTGCACCTCATAACACATTGCATACTTGGGTTGGTAGTAGCTTCAATCCTCAGAGGGAGGACATGGGAGCTTTCTACTCTGCAGCTAGAGATCCTCTGTTCTATGCACACCACTCAAACATAGATCGAATGTGGGAGGTTTGGAGGGAGATTCATGGCAAAAACTTGCCCATATCGGATCCTGCTTGGCTtggttcttatttttatttctacgATGAGAATTTACAACTTGTTAGAATCAAAGTTAGTGACGTTCTTGATCTGTCAAAGCTTCGCTATGCTTATGAGAAAGTCAATCTTCCTTGGCTGAATAAGCGTCCTAAACCTTCAGTTTCTCCCAAACTTGCTCGTCAGGTATTGAACTTGAGAGACACTGGTGGAAGCAGGTTTTTATATGCAGAATTTGGAGGAAATGCTCGTAATCTAGAGGCTTCTATGACAGTGAAAGTGTATAGACCAGAATACCAAAggacaaagaaagagaaagaagaagaggaggaagtCTTGGTTGTTTATGGAATCGATGTTGAATCAAACATGTACGTGAAGTTCGATGTGTATGTGAACATAGCCGATGAGATGAAAATTAATCCAGGTTTTAGAGAGTTTGCAGGTACTTTTGTTCGGCTACCTCAAGCTAGGAGTACAGATATTGGAAGTAGGAAAAGTACTCTTAAGTTGGGGATTTCAGAACTAATAGAAGACCTGGAAGCAGATGGAGATGATAGCATTTGGGTGACATTGTTACCGCGAACCACATCATGCATGAACACAACGATCGATGGAATATGTATAGAATATATGAGATGATTAATGAACTCAAAGTTTGTTGGATTTTTAGCTATAGAGAGAGAATGATAAATTTTTAGTATTGCATATTCTATATTAGTTTGAGGATAGTACTATTAAAGGGGCATGCTCTGGTTAGGTAGATATAACTGATTAttgaatttcctagcttgtAATAAGTTTGTACACCATCAAAGCCTATGATCACATTATTACTTGATTGTAATAAAGAGGTAAATAGAGTGCTTATAATGAACTTCTCTTGAAGTGGGTTAGCTGATGCCCAAATCGATCTTTCCCTACAGTCATGTCTTTTGTCAAAAATGGAGCAGCCTTGTGACCTTTTCAACTCTTTTTGACCTATTTGCACCAACGCCATAACACTTGTACTGTCCATACTACACAGTAACTGCATACATGCAACAAAAACAATACATTCAAAATTTCTCACGAATTCTTCTTTGATTAGGATTTAAATGATGAGCTAGCTATATATATGGTACCTATGGGTTGTACGGTTTCCGCAGTCATCCCATCCCTGAGTCGTTACAGTGCTGGACAGTAAGTAAGAGCAAAAACCACCCTAGAGTAAGAGCTTCATGGCCTTCCAACAAGAGCAGCTCCAGTAGAGCCTCTGATTTTGTAGCCTAAGAAGGTAAACCGGGTATTCTTTGTTGAAGATGTCCGGTGTTGAGCAGTTACAGGCTTGCAAATGGCACCTCTACATGTAAAAACAGTTTCTTTATCAATACTtgatatttatttcatatgcaAAATGTTATGAATCAATTCTCACGCGCTTTTGGTCAAACACCTAACGAGCTCTAGGATTATGACACAATATATGAAACCAACAAGAAAGAACAATAAAGCAAACAAGAATTTTTTACGAGGTTCAGTTGCAGAAGCATCCCACGTCCTCGGTAAGGTCCTCACAAAGAAACTCCTGCCCTATGAATTCAAGATTGTACATTCTGATTTTCTTCGCTGGTTTACAAAAAGATTGATCTCTTAACTCTTTAAACCGCACAAAATCCCTTtacaccctctctctctcttcactGATTCTCTCACCCAGAAAGAACCCTAAGACTCagagaagaaagaaggagaTAAACGAATTACAGAGAAGTTTCAGAAGAAAAACCCATTGCTCTCTGATCCACTGTAGAGCATAAGATAAGCTTTTCATACGTGTTTCTCAGAAAAAAGTAAAACCAGCCAACGCCCAAAACTGATTCTTGAAGTCAAATAAAACGCACAATTTCACTTCTTTTCCACAAGTGCTAGGAATGTGACCTTCTAAACCAAAAACAGTGTCGTTTTACGCTAGCAGCTTCTCAACTCCTTTAAATCAGATTCTTTCTTGCTAATTTCTCATTAAACTAACTAAAACAAAGGAagctcttaatttttttttttttaaaacttcattTTTATCTCAATTATTGTTTCTATGCACACGCATAGAGTCCTTTTAGTATATGCATAAACAGTGTCGTTTTACGCTAGCAGCTTCTCAACTCTTTTAAATCAgattcttaaaattaaaaatgggtGAAACAGGGGTATAAAACAGAGGGTGGGGTGATGTAGAGTGTCTAAGTTATTAGGCACAATGCTTGCTTGTTTCTCAGggaaattaaataaatggatGTAAAATAACTTGAACCCGCTACACAATTCAAAAGTCAAAGTGGGACAGCAAAAAAAGTATTGTAGTTCTTCTTCCTACCTGTCAAAaggtttttaaatatatatatatatatatatattttttttttggtataggTGATTGATATTGGTCATGTGTGAACCATAATTTTCTTACTTAAAGTATAATTTCTCATCCAATCATGTTAATGAAATTGAAGTTTTATAATTTGAGCTAAACAAAATCATAAGCCGAAACAGAGAGAGTTTGGCCTAGATGgactatatatttaaatgaccaatatatatgaaatatattgCCGGCCAAGATGGATTATATATTTAGAAGAATGGAGTGTTGAGGGCTTGAAAAAGGTCATCATTTTCTTTCACAACCGATGAAAAGTTCTCGTTTCCAAACCTGAGGTAGACGCCTCAACctaatctttctctctcttgatCGAATATGCTAGCTACCACTTCTTCAGAAGCATAAAGGCAttattatttcttcatttttttttttttttctgatttcaatccctttttttttttttaaaaatataatgtacAAAAAGCTTTATTATACGCTTACAGAAATCAATATTCAAATATACATGGTATAAATGATACATAAAATGGCAGTGCATGGaagtttctttaattaattggtTAATTTGCTTATCATTCTTGTAACAGGTGGTTAATTAATCAAGCACTTGAGGAGTTGTGTTGGGGAATTTGGCAAATATGGAAGTGGCAAAGAAATGTGGTTTTGCAGTTACCTTGACGTCCATTATAGCTGTATTAATGTCTCTGACTCTTCTCATTGTCAATTCAGATGAAGTTTGGTATGTcttaattatatactatattattttgctCCCCTAATTTACTAAGCCCTTATCAATGCATATAGCTAGAAAAAGTATAATACATACCCACAAGGGTTAGTCCAGTTGATAAGGGAAAATGCTCCCTTTCTCTGTGACAAGGTTTGATTTTGTGGGAAGCACTTCGGGAGTGTTATAACTTCTGAATGTACCATGCAAAGATATGGGAAAATGTACCCTAAAGATCTCTTGAAAAGATAGTAGGAGGGGAATATAAGGATGCAATTAGCCAAATTGATAAAGGtcatacttttttatatttttttgtccaAGTTCGAACATGTGATAAATTGGAGAAAcgttaattattaaaaataaaaaataaaaaaaataaaaggtgaatataataataataataataaaaatctcgATGACCTctttaatattgaaaaagaaaaataaaatcaagcaaAGGGGaaaagtatatacatatataaacatatttacaagataaagattttttgttttcaagatAAAGatcttttcatttcattttctttatccTTATTCTTATTTTTGTATGATTagtaattttcatttcattttaaaaatagattcttttgaattttgtttattatatttcttttgtcAATGATGTGATATTATATTCTTGGTAGACATGAATAAAGAcatcaacaacaaaaaagaaaatggaaaattaaaatcCTTAAAACTTTAGTACCGTTCGTAGGATTCTTTCTTTTGATCTTCCTATATGCATATTTAACTTCTCAAAATGCGTATAGACGACCATGAAAGTTGAGAAATATTCCAAGCAGGAATTCACTGGACTATAGGTCTGCGGATCTCGTTTTGGGGAAAATGGATACTTCATCAAATATTCTGCTTTGTATTATGAGCCGGCAAGTTCAGATCTTTTGGAATAGACCATAACCAGAAGTAGAATTAGCGTAGAGCAAGGCATTTAGCTTAAttgttctttatatatatattcttaatagAAATTGAGAAATCCTTTTTGGATAGCCCAGTGGCATATAACCTTCAATTTTGGATTCAAAATTTGGTGACAAATtcctttttttctaatttattaaaaaaaaatagagaaatgaGTCTGCAGTTCTTTCAGACCTTCTTTTTGTATAACTAAtatcatttgttgtataattattttagatcggTTAACTATTTAGTTAAATAGTCCACCAAATCATTATTTGATACATATGTACTTTTTGGACTCAAAAAGCTTATATCATACGCACGCTTGGCCCAAaaatggaatcaaattgtaacatccaaaaacaaaataaaccccgTTCTTTTGTTGTAGAAACCAACAATCCCTACCTTTTGTTATAGAGTATATGCCCCGTTCTTCTTCTTTGACTATAGATCATCTTCTTTCTCGTCGAGTGCAAAGACTAAAGCCCCAAAACAACAAGAGTACTACATCTAAAGAAAGAATATGCTGGATTAATGTCGAAGCTTATGAGTTCGACAGACGAGCATGAGCAATACCGTTTAATGAGATATGCGATGAAGAAATTCTCAGTATTCGATTTACTAAGACCTCTATGGTTGGTGGATTGTGCTTTGGGATGTTCAGCGCTGCATTTTTTGGGTTTGCAAAATCTGATTGCTGAGAAGCGGGGTGTTCGTGATGATATCAATGTTTGGTGGGGCGAGTTCAGCCACTGCTGCTAATTGTTGGTCTTATACTAACTTCTTTACTCTCTTTGCCCCTCATACTACTATTATGGTACTTGAAATGCCTAAAACCTCTGAAGAGAAAAAGAACTGTATGGACTCTTGCAACATTTGCATATCTAActtgctttctttttctatcATAAACCAATGCCAGGATCACTCCAACGGCGtgtgataattattattattattattattattatttacttcaaAGATATGCTGTGACTAcacataagtaattaaattaaaatatgcccgttagttataaaaataattgattaattaattaaattaatatggcAAAAAACTTTGTATTACAGCATGATGTAAACATAAAGTGAATTGAAGCTTTCCCTTAACTTTTACACTTATTCTAATTAGTTAAATTATTAATGTGTTCATGCACTTTTCTTCATGCAAAGTAATGACACCGAAAATTTTGAGAACTTTGTCCATAAGGTACAATTCATTTGGTCAAGGAATGTCCTTGGTATCACATGCTGCATAAATGTAAACcttacatcttttttttttttttttttctttcccccaaTATATATTGATGTAAATCTTACTTTAAATGTACATTTTTATCACTCTATTTACatgtgaaaattaaaaataaaataaaattatgaatataaaaaagaagtGACAATTACGACAAAATTAGAaggtaaataaaattaatattatctgaTAAattatcccccaaaaaaaaaaaatggaaagctTCTAATCGATATCTTTTCTAAGGCCCGAACCAGTAAATGGGTCGAATCAAAAGTCCAAAGAACAGCAGGCCAAGGATCCAGTTAATTCGAATAACATGGGAAGGGCATTTAAGTAAAAACGCAAATACCAACCCATCCGGCTATAAATACAAGGATGAAAAACCCTAGCTCccaaatttatttgaatggaGTCTGCTTGATCTGCAACTctttctgtttctctctctatctctatgTTCGTCTAAGGCAAGCCCTTATCAAATTCCAATCTGTTTgtgtttatataaaatatatatgtttgtttttgtttataagaGAAGGTTGCAATGATGATGAGAAATTCATAATCTCGTTAATCCGATTTCTATGTGAGGATAACTTTCTTATCCATTCTTTCTCTGTTTCTGAGcaccttttctttcttcttttcgtTTTGGTTtagtttgtattttaattttaattttaatttttttcctttcctccaATTTTGTAGTTATTGACAAATTTATTCTGGTgatatttacaataaaataaaacgttttttttaatagtttatcAAAAAATTCTGCTGTGATTCTGAAGAGCCAATCAGACCCAAGAA
This genomic interval carries:
- the LOC107404302 gene encoding aureusidin synthase isoform X2: MREFRHKIFRINGTIDSDEDVMSPNLTSCHQSYGRDDLLVYCCPPENPQNLKFIDFKFPEPSKPLRVRKPAHLLDEDYISKYSRAVSIMKSLPYSDPRSFSRQANLHCIFCTGAYDQKYSNISLNIHRAWFFFPWHRMFLHFHERILGSLIGDDTFALPFWNWDSPEGMTIPEMYMNEPLNHKERDGSHFPPKVADIDFVDKESGLGPQEQIEKNLAMMYNQLVSGAKKTELFMGCSYYPGEGGTCDGPGTVELAPHNTLHTWVGSSFNPQREDMGAFYSAARDPLFYAHHSNIDRMWEVWREIHGKNLPISDPAWLGSYFYFYDENLQLVRIKVSDVLDLSKLRYAYEKVNLPWLNKRPKPSVSPKLARQVLNLRDTGGSRFLYAEFGGNARNLEASMTVKVYRPEYQRTKKEKEEEEEVLVVYGIDVESNMYVKFDVYVNIADEMKINPGFREFAGTFVRLPQARSTDIGSRKSTLKLGISELIEDLEADGDDSIWVTLLPRTTSCMNTTIDGICIEYMR
- the LOC107404302 gene encoding aureusidin synthase isoform X1; translation: MDAAKECGFAVSLTFIIAALISLTTLLTFNSDELWEFRHKIFRINGTIDSDEDVMSPNLTSCHQSYGRDDLLVYCCPPENPQNLKFIDFKFPEPSKPLRVRKPAHLLDEDYISKYSRAVSIMKSLPYSDPRSFSRQANLHCIFCTGAYDQKYSNISLNIHRAWFFFPWHRMFLHFHERILGSLIGDDTFALPFWNWDSPEGMTIPEMYMNEPLNHKERDGSHFPPKVADIDFVDKESGLGPQEQIEKNLAMMYNQLVSGAKKTELFMGCSYYPGEGGTCDGPGTVELAPHNTLHTWVGSSFNPQREDMGAFYSAARDPLFYAHHSNIDRMWEVWREIHGKNLPISDPAWLGSYFYFYDENLQLVRIKVSDVLDLSKLRYAYEKVNLPWLNKRPKPSVSPKLARQVLNLRDTGGSRFLYAEFGGNARNLEASMTVKVYRPEYQRTKKEKEEEEEVLVVYGIDVESNMYVKFDVYVNIADEMKINPGFREFAGTFVRLPQARSTDIGSRKSTLKLGISELIEDLEADGDDSIWVTLLPRTTSCMNTTIDGICIEYMR